Proteins encoded in a region of the Isosphaeraceae bacterium EP7 genome:
- a CDS encoding HAD hydrolase-like protein has translation MTAANDPHAALRAFKKNHDFFVGIDSDGCVFDSMEVKQKECFIPNIIEYYGLAAISKYAREAAEFVNLYSKYRGINRFPALTKTLDLLAERPEVAARNFVLPRLQGVRDWLDRETKLGNPALKRAVEETGDPDLTLTYAWSEAVNATVGRMVKDVPPFPFVVPSLELLKGKADVMVVSATPSEALEREWSEHGLSKYVGLIAGQELGVKKEHLQYATEGKWAKDKVLMVGDAPGDRKAAEAVGVLFYPIDPGHEDESWRRFHDEALPRFFAGTYGGSYMDEQVARFESLLPENPPWSVVSR, from the coding sequence ATGACAGCCGCCAACGACCCCCACGCCGCGCTCCGCGCGTTCAAGAAGAACCACGACTTCTTCGTCGGAATCGACAGCGATGGCTGCGTCTTCGACAGCATGGAGGTGAAGCAAAAGGAATGCTTCATCCCCAACATCATCGAGTACTATGGCCTGGCCGCCATCTCCAAGTATGCGCGCGAGGCGGCCGAGTTCGTCAACCTGTACTCAAAGTACCGCGGGATCAACCGGTTCCCCGCGCTGACGAAGACGCTCGACCTTCTGGCCGAACGCCCCGAGGTCGCCGCCCGCAACTTCGTGCTGCCGAGGCTCCAAGGCGTGCGCGACTGGCTCGACCGCGAGACCAAGCTGGGCAATCCCGCCCTGAAGCGGGCGGTCGAGGAGACCGGCGACCCCGACCTGACCCTGACCTACGCATGGAGTGAGGCCGTCAACGCGACGGTCGGCCGGATGGTCAAGGACGTCCCCCCCTTCCCCTTCGTCGTGCCTTCGCTGGAGCTGCTCAAGGGGAAGGCCGACGTGATGGTGGTCTCGGCCACCCCGAGCGAGGCCCTGGAGCGCGAGTGGAGCGAGCACGGGCTGTCGAAGTACGTCGGCCTGATCGCCGGGCAAGAGCTCGGGGTGAAGAAAGAACACCTCCAGTACGCGACCGAGGGTAAGTGGGCGAAGGACAAGGTCTTGATGGTGGGCGATGCGCCCGGCGATCGCAAGGCGGCCGAGGCGGTGGGCGTCCTGTTCTACCCGATCGACCCGGGCCACGAGGATGAGTCCTGGCGGCGGTTCCACGACGAGGCCCTGCCCAGGTTCTTCGCCGGGACGTATGGCGGCTCGTACATGGACGAGCAAGTCGCCCGGTTCGAGTCGCTGCTGCCCGAGAATCCCCCCTGGTCCGTCGTTTCCAGGTGA
- a CDS encoding aminotransferase class I/II-fold pyridoxal phosphate-dependent enzyme: MNPISHGGNMTAVRRRYGLGNLPMIDFSVSLNGLGAPKGAMAAAYKANAKIERYPEPGALRLTERVAEFHGVPTECVIVGAGTTELISLIAASLRDVLAQHAQELGDPRMAMSHLIEPCYAEYRRASTLNNLRVDVHKTHIIGWEQDYFPKQASGINWTGHPNNPTGRAWDRKTLLDHVDASGALLTVVDEAYLAFLPDEAERTLCGDVVNRDNLMVMRSMTKIYSIAGLRVGYALASPEMVDRLKRFQDPWTITVPAELAAVECLNDDEYIEETRGIVIEESERMFDALWDIPGLRPAWPGRERPEDAAGFPNFLLVSLTDTPWTSVQVHEAMARRGVLIRECSNYAGLEMGSILTGPGLEVLTKGHLRFAVRCREENDRLLEALESVMKSQPPR; this comes from the coding sequence ATGAATCCGATCTCGCATGGCGGCAACATGACGGCGGTCCGGCGGCGTTACGGCCTCGGCAACCTGCCCATGATCGACTTCTCGGTCAGCCTGAACGGGCTGGGAGCCCCCAAGGGGGCGATGGCCGCCGCGTACAAGGCCAACGCGAAGATCGAGCGCTATCCCGAGCCCGGGGCATTGCGGCTGACGGAGCGCGTGGCCGAGTTCCACGGCGTGCCGACCGAGTGCGTGATCGTCGGGGCCGGCACCACCGAGCTGATCAGCCTGATCGCGGCCTCGCTGCGCGACGTGCTGGCCCAGCACGCCCAGGAGCTGGGCGACCCGCGGATGGCGATGTCACACCTGATCGAGCCCTGCTACGCCGAGTACCGCCGGGCCTCGACCCTGAACAACCTGCGGGTAGACGTGCACAAGACGCACATCATCGGCTGGGAGCAGGACTACTTCCCCAAGCAGGCCTCGGGCATCAACTGGACGGGCCACCCCAATAACCCGACCGGCCGGGCCTGGGACCGCAAGACGCTGCTCGACCACGTCGACGCCTCGGGCGCCCTGCTGACGGTGGTCGACGAGGCCTACCTCGCCTTCCTGCCCGACGAGGCCGAGCGGACCCTCTGCGGCGACGTCGTCAATCGCGACAACCTGATGGTCATGCGGTCGATGACGAAGATTTACTCGATCGCCGGCCTGAGGGTGGGCTACGCGCTCGCCTCGCCCGAGATGGTCGACCGCCTCAAGCGGTTCCAGGACCCCTGGACGATCACCGTGCCGGCCGAGCTGGCGGCCGTCGAATGCCTGAATGACGACGAGTACATCGAAGAGACGCGCGGGATCGTCATCGAAGAATCCGAGCGGATGTTCGACGCCCTCTGGGACATCCCCGGACTCCGCCCCGCCTGGCCCGGCCGCGAGCGTCCCGAGGACGCCGCCGGCTTCCCCAACTTCCTGCTCGTGAGCCTGACCGATACCCCCTGGACCTCGGTGCAGGTGCACGAGGCGATGGCCCGCCGCGGCGTCTTGATCCGCGAGTGCTCCAACTACGCCGGCCTGGAGATGGGCTCGATCCTGACCGGCCCCGGCCTGGAAGTGCTCACCAAGGGCCACCTCCGGTTCGCCGTCCGCTGTCGCGAGGAGAACGACCGGCTGCTCGAAGCCCTGGAGTCGGTCATGAAGTCTCAGCCCCCGCGCTGA
- a CDS encoding serine/threonine-protein kinase: protein MATSEKPKSTGGAGLDLVSVIRNSGILSERQLSDLRARILSGDLPTAAPALAERLVDSRLLTEYQAKRLLANKPHGLTVGKYVILDRIGSGSMGRVFKAHHQLMGRVVALKIIAPEILTNERALARFQREMRLVGRLDHPGVVRAFDADQVNGVSYIVMEYVQGRSLGQIYKSEGVFAPVDVVSYGVQAARGLAHAHAQGVVHRDIKPSNLMLNEEKQVKVLDLGLGVLMEADNQATFATADGIAVGTVDYMSPEQASGKEVDGRTDLYSLGCAMYHLVSGRLPFPGDSPIERLGKRINGRPVPLQEARADLPPGFIRVMDKLLAHHPKDRYQSGTEAADALESLLRRSTKKAVPAPVAPPADAEPATVVSQQPRQIVEVEVYPEYPAWFRPLAELAETRPKTALTLLLGSAAACIGLGTLLGWAAF, encoded by the coding sequence GTGGCGACGTCCGAGAAGCCCAAGTCGACTGGCGGAGCGGGCCTCGACCTCGTCTCGGTCATCCGCAATTCCGGCATTCTTAGCGAGCGACAGCTCTCCGACCTCCGCGCCCGGATCCTCTCCGGCGACCTCCCCACGGCCGCCCCCGCGCTGGCCGAGCGGCTCGTCGACAGCCGGCTCCTCACCGAATATCAGGCGAAGCGGCTCCTCGCCAACAAGCCGCACGGCCTGACCGTCGGCAAGTATGTCATCCTCGACCGGATCGGCTCGGGCTCGATGGGCCGCGTCTTCAAGGCGCACCATCAGTTGATGGGTCGGGTCGTCGCGTTGAAGATCATCGCGCCGGAGATCCTCACCAACGAGCGTGCCCTCGCCCGCTTCCAGCGCGAGATGCGCCTGGTCGGCCGACTCGACCACCCGGGCGTCGTCCGCGCCTTCGATGCCGACCAGGTCAACGGCGTCAGCTACATCGTGATGGAATACGTCCAGGGCCGCTCCCTGGGCCAGATCTACAAGTCCGAAGGGGTCTTCGCCCCCGTCGACGTCGTCAGCTACGGCGTTCAGGCTGCCCGCGGACTGGCCCACGCCCATGCGCAAGGGGTCGTCCACCGCGACATCAAGCCTTCGAACTTGATGCTCAACGAGGAGAAGCAGGTCAAGGTGCTCGACCTCGGCCTTGGCGTGCTGATGGAGGCCGACAACCAGGCCACGTTCGCCACCGCCGACGGGATCGCCGTCGGCACGGTCGACTACATGTCCCCCGAGCAGGCGAGCGGCAAGGAGGTCGACGGCAGGACCGACCTCTACTCGCTCGGCTGCGCGATGTATCACCTCGTCAGCGGACGCCTGCCATTCCCCGGCGACTCCCCCATCGAGCGCCTGGGCAAGCGGATCAACGGCCGACCCGTGCCGCTCCAGGAGGCGCGGGCCGACCTGCCCCCCGGCTTCATCCGAGTCATGGACAAGCTGCTCGCCCATCATCCCAAGGACCGATACCAGAGCGGCACCGAGGCCGCCGACGCCCTGGAATCCCTCCTACGCCGCTCCACCAAGAAAGCCGTCCCCGCCCCCGTTGCACCGCCCGCCGACGCCGAGCCCGCGACCGTCGTCTCCCAGCAGCCGCGCCAGATCGTCGAGGTCGAAGTTTACCCCGAATACCCTGCGTGGTTCCGACCTCTCGCTGAGCTCGCCGAGACGAGGCCGAAGACCGCCCTGACGCTGCTGCTCGGATCGGCCGCCGCCTGCATTGGACTGGGAACCCTACTGGGCTGGGCTGCGTTCTGA
- a CDS encoding molybdopterin-dependent oxidoreductase — MFSLLLTTLLITAAPAEVRVEPLAFDINALKQRPRVELKVKEGDATVTYSGVPLAVVLEGQFKSARRMADLRALGDAVILIRGSDGYQAALGAAEAATDPKGERYLIAFERDGKPLDAKQGPAKLIIPAEAEHVRWVRMIDSLTLVRLSDLKPTPKS; from the coding sequence ATGTTCTCCCTCCTGCTGACCACCCTGCTCATCACCGCCGCGCCCGCCGAGGTCCGCGTCGAGCCGCTCGCCTTCGACATCAACGCCCTCAAGCAGCGCCCGCGGGTCGAGTTGAAGGTGAAGGAAGGGGATGCGACGGTCACCTATTCCGGAGTTCCGTTGGCCGTCGTCCTGGAAGGCCAGTTCAAGTCAGCCCGGCGGATGGCCGACCTGCGGGCCCTGGGCGACGCCGTCATCCTCATCCGCGGCTCAGACGGCTACCAGGCCGCCCTGGGCGCCGCCGAGGCCGCCACCGATCCCAAGGGCGAACGCTATCTCATCGCCTTCGAACGCGACGGCAAGCCGCTCGACGCGAAGCAAGGGCCCGCCAAGCTGATCATCCCGGCCGAGGCGGAGCACGTCCGATGGGTCCGGATGATCGACTCGTTGACCCTCGTCCGACTCAGCGACCTCAAGCCCACGCCCAAGTCCTGA
- a CDS encoding HAD family phosphatase codes for MQPALIFDFGNVLAFFDYKKAAERLGEGIGLSGADLLARAHGLGFDGLVKRYEAGKMTSAEFSREVSNLVGLRLSHDDFAAAWADIFELNEPVAGLVADLKRAGYTLVLGSNTNDLHAAQFRSQFADALSHFDRLVLSYEVGHIKPSADFYHACADAAGRPVAECVFIDDLTENIEGARAAGLTGIVYRDTPSLVEELAMLGILPA; via the coding sequence ATGCAGCCCGCCCTGATCTTCGATTTCGGCAACGTCCTGGCCTTTTTCGATTACAAGAAGGCCGCCGAACGCCTGGGCGAGGGCATCGGCCTCTCGGGGGCCGACCTGCTGGCGCGGGCCCACGGACTGGGGTTCGACGGCCTGGTCAAGCGGTACGAGGCGGGTAAGATGACATCGGCCGAGTTTTCCAGGGAGGTCTCCAACCTCGTCGGCCTGCGCCTGTCCCACGACGACTTCGCCGCGGCCTGGGCCGACATCTTCGAGCTCAATGAGCCCGTCGCCGGGCTGGTCGCGGACCTGAAGCGGGCCGGATACACGCTGGTGCTGGGCTCGAACACCAACGACCTGCACGCGGCCCAGTTCCGCAGCCAGTTCGCCGACGCCCTGTCCCACTTCGATCGCCTTGTCCTCTCCTACGAGGTCGGCCATATCAAGCCATCGGCCGATTTTTATCACGCCTGCGCCGACGCCGCCGGTCGGCCGGTGGCCGAATGCGTCTTCATCGACGACCTGACCGAGAACATCGAGGGGGCTCGGGCCGCCGGTCTGACGGGGATCGTCTACCGGGATACTCCGAGCCTCGTCGAGGAACTGGCCATGCTGGGCATCCTGCCGGCCTGA
- a CDS encoding diphosphate--fructose-6-phosphate 1-phosphotransferase, whose protein sequence is MPARNVVVAQSGGPTCVINNSLRGIIEACRDDSKTFGTVYAGKFGIEGVLKEELIDLSASSAEEISLLRTSPAAGSIGTCRYKLKSGQDEDFARVVEVLKAHDVGYFFYIGGNDSQDTAHKVSLLAQDKGLDLVAVGVPKTIDNDLGDPEFTLLDHSPGYGSVARYYAQYVRQANEENGGSSPADPVLVIQAMGRKIGFIPAAARLADPNREMPLQIYLSESGLNLEQLGKNVLDQLSSDGRCIVVVSEGFDVGDLGATRDNFGHVQFSASQTTVAQSVVNYLNTLKFPVPGKARGQVPGTDQRHAIAYASVVDLDEAYGVGRYAVDIARSAGNGYMATILRDRSKGAYSIEFDKVPLEKVANFDRSFPKAWISASGCDVTDEYLAYAQPLIGQDWVTVPTVNGLVRFARISQTFAPKTLPAYVPETYRKA, encoded by the coding sequence ATGCCCGCGCGTAACGTCGTCGTGGCCCAGTCCGGCGGCCCGACCTGCGTCATCAACAACTCGCTGCGCGGGATCATCGAGGCGTGCCGCGACGACTCGAAGACCTTCGGCACGGTGTACGCCGGCAAGTTCGGCATCGAGGGGGTCCTCAAGGAGGAGCTGATCGACCTGTCGGCCAGCTCCGCCGAGGAGATCTCGCTGCTGCGCACCTCGCCCGCCGCCGGAAGCATCGGCACCTGCCGATACAAGCTGAAGTCCGGGCAGGACGAGGACTTCGCGCGGGTGGTCGAGGTGCTCAAGGCCCACGACGTCGGCTACTTCTTCTACATCGGCGGCAACGACTCGCAGGACACGGCGCACAAGGTGAGTCTGCTGGCGCAGGACAAGGGGCTCGACCTGGTGGCCGTCGGCGTCCCCAAGACGATCGACAACGACCTGGGCGACCCCGAGTTCACCCTGCTGGACCACTCGCCCGGCTACGGCTCGGTGGCCCGGTACTATGCCCAGTACGTCCGGCAGGCCAACGAGGAGAACGGCGGCAGCAGCCCGGCCGACCCCGTGCTGGTCATCCAGGCGATGGGCCGGAAGATCGGGTTCATCCCCGCCGCCGCGCGGCTGGCCGACCCGAATCGCGAGATGCCGCTGCAGATCTACCTGAGCGAGTCTGGCCTGAACCTGGAACAGCTCGGCAAGAACGTGCTCGACCAACTCTCCAGCGACGGCCGCTGCATTGTGGTCGTCAGCGAAGGCTTCGACGTCGGCGACCTGGGGGCGACCCGAGACAACTTCGGCCACGTCCAGTTCAGCGCCAGCCAGACGACCGTGGCGCAGAGCGTGGTGAACTACCTGAACACGCTCAAGTTCCCCGTCCCGGGCAAGGCGCGAGGCCAGGTGCCCGGGACCGACCAGCGGCACGCGATCGCGTACGCGAGCGTCGTCGACCTCGACGAGGCGTATGGCGTCGGCCGCTACGCGGTGGACATCGCGCGTTCCGCGGGCAACGGTTACATGGCCACGATCCTCCGCGATCGGTCGAAGGGGGCCTACTCCATCGAGTTCGACAAGGTTCCGCTGGAGAAGGTGGCCAACTTCGACCGGAGCTTCCCCAAGGCCTGGATCTCGGCCTCGGGCTGCGACGTCACCGATGAATACCTGGCTTATGCTCAGCCCCTGATCGGTCAGGACTGGGTGACGGTGCCCACGGTGAACGGCCTGGTCCGGTTCGCCCGGATCTCGCAGACCTTCGCCCCCAAGACACTCCCCGCTTACGTGCCGGAGACGTACCGCAAGGCGTGA
- a CDS encoding DUF1559 domain-containing protein, which yields MSVAEVVVVVLVLGILGLLILTDLPRRREVARSVGCEANLMQIGAAMNQYMAATGALPTTPEFGPGPFAPDSSPLGSMLTLLGVDDFSEVDPKGKPKPGASRHREAKFIAGFICPSDTVALMGAAGSPRIAPSSYRAVAGSRVDGGDGLFAPGRVLTPAKVEAGDGLSYTAAFGERVLGSGQDTAVPSNYAIVGGEIPPEGLEAAPAGATWKGDAGSNWSLPGWPSTHLNHAIQPGAPLSLVSASGRTAQMGASSGHVRGVHVLLLDGGVRSYSQGVSPKIWRGLAKIDDLPAATATPVTP from the coding sequence GTGAGCGTTGCGGAAGTGGTCGTGGTGGTGCTTGTGCTCGGCATCCTGGGGCTCCTGATCTTGACCGACCTGCCGAGGCGCCGGGAGGTGGCGCGGTCGGTCGGCTGCGAGGCCAACCTGATGCAGATCGGGGCCGCCATGAACCAGTACATGGCGGCGACCGGAGCCCTGCCGACGACCCCCGAGTTCGGCCCCGGACCGTTCGCGCCCGACTCGTCGCCGCTGGGCTCGATGCTCACGTTGCTGGGGGTGGACGACTTCAGCGAGGTTGATCCGAAGGGGAAGCCCAAGCCGGGAGCGAGCCGGCACCGCGAGGCGAAGTTCATCGCGGGCTTCATCTGCCCCAGCGACACGGTGGCCCTGATGGGGGCCGCGGGGTCGCCCAGGATCGCACCATCGAGCTATCGGGCGGTGGCCGGGTCGAGGGTCGACGGCGGCGATGGGCTTTTCGCCCCAGGGCGTGTGTTGACGCCGGCCAAGGTCGAGGCCGGCGACGGATTGTCGTACACGGCCGCATTCGGCGAGCGGGTCCTCGGGTCGGGGCAGGACACGGCGGTGCCGTCGAATTACGCGATCGTCGGGGGAGAAATCCCGCCGGAAGGTCTGGAGGCTGCCCCGGCCGGCGCAACCTGGAAGGGTGACGCCGGTTCCAACTGGTCGCTGCCTGGCTGGCCCTCGACGCACCTGAACCACGCGATTCAGCCCGGTGCCCCTCTTTCGCTGGTGTCCGCATCGGGCCGGACGGCGCAGATGGGGGCGTCGAGCGGGCATGTCCGCGGGGTCCACGTCTTGCTGCTCGACGGCGGCGTCCGGTCGTATTCCCAGGGGGTTTCGCCCAAGATCTGGCGGGGCCTGGCCAAGATCGACGACCTGCCTGCGGCGACGGCGACACCCGTGACCCCCTGA
- a CDS encoding dihydrodipicolinate synthase family protein gives MMLDADGLRSRLIAAVPVPFDREGRIHAGAQASQVRAMAASPAGGVAVWAHTGRGLMLTIDQRAEVLTAWKSGLAPGQLVVAAAGSPPRERNPEVVMANSLAMARQAAELGADAILVHPPVAFRGLPTQDRLILEYHARVAEAGLPLILFYLYEAAGGISYGPTTLLQLLARPEVLGIKLATLDSVMTYQQVGALIRERAPEKLLITGEDRFLGYSLMCGAQAALIGMGAACVDLQHRMMRAYLDGAAAEFLELSRKVDDLAQNTFIAPMEGYIQRMLICLVHEGVIPSEAAHDPWGPKLPAGESDRIAACLTRIGRP, from the coding sequence ATGATGCTCGATGCAGACGGGCTCCGATCCAGGTTGATCGCGGCGGTCCCCGTGCCGTTCGACCGCGAGGGGCGGATCCATGCCGGGGCCCAGGCCTCGCAGGTCCGCGCGATGGCCGCCAGCCCGGCGGGGGGGGTCGCCGTCTGGGCCCACACCGGTCGCGGCCTGATGCTGACGATCGACCAGCGTGCCGAGGTCCTGACCGCCTGGAAGAGCGGCCTGGCCCCCGGCCAGCTCGTGGTCGCCGCCGCGGGCTCTCCCCCCAGGGAGCGAAATCCCGAGGTCGTCATGGCCAACTCCCTGGCGATGGCCAGGCAGGCCGCCGAACTCGGGGCCGACGCGATCCTCGTCCACCCGCCGGTTGCCTTCCGCGGCTTGCCCACTCAGGACCGGCTGATCCTGGAATATCACGCCAGGGTGGCCGAGGCCGGCCTCCCCTTGATTCTCTTCTATCTGTACGAGGCCGCCGGCGGCATCTCTTACGGGCCGACCACCTTGCTACAACTGCTGGCGAGGCCCGAGGTGCTCGGCATCAAGCTCGCCACGCTCGACAGCGTGATGACCTACCAGCAGGTCGGGGCCCTCATCCGCGAGCGTGCGCCTGAGAAGCTGCTGATCACCGGCGAGGACCGGTTCCTTGGCTACAGCCTGATGTGCGGCGCCCAGGCCGCCTTGATTGGTATGGGCGCCGCCTGCGTTGACCTCCAGCACCGGATGATGCGTGCCTACCTGGACGGGGCCGCCGCCGAATTCCTGGAGTTGAGTCGCAAGGTTGACGACCTCGCCCAGAACACCTTCATCGCCCCGATGGAAGGCTACATCCAGCGGATGCTCATCTGCCTCGTTCACGAGGGCGTCATCCCCTCCGAGGCCGCCCACGACCCTTGGGGCCCGAAGCTCCCCGCCGGCGAGAGCGACCGGATCGCGGCCTGCCTGACCCGGATCGGCCGACCTTGA
- the gnd gene encoding decarboxylating NADP(+)-dependent phosphogluconate dehydrogenase codes for MAEPTADIGLIGLAVMGENLVLNIESRGFTVAVFNRTTSKVDDFVGGRAKGKKIVGTHSVEELVASLKTPRKIMIMVKAGDPVDAVIDEIAPLLDPGDILIDGGNTHYPDTTRRTKALAGHKILFVGTGVSGGEEGALKGPSIMPGGNPEAWPHVKPIFQAIAAKVDDGTPCCDWVGPEGAGHYVKMVHNGIEYGDMQLICEAYALMDRLLGMAPAAQRDVFARWNEGILDSYLVEITRDILGFVDPETKKPMVDLILDTAGQKGTGKWTVNSALDLGTPLTLIAEAVFARVLSSQKDERVAAEKVLTGPEAKYDGDAKALVDDIEQALYASKLISYAQGYALMNAMAKDSGWEINNGAVALMWRGGCIIRSAFLGKIKEAFDRDPKLANLLLDPYFTDQINKAQAGWRRVIAAAATRGVAIPAMSSALAYYDGYRTGRLPANLLQAQRDFFGAHTYERVDKPRGEFFHTNWTGRGGTTSSTSYNA; via the coding sequence ATGGCGGAACCGACAGCCGATATCGGCCTGATTGGCCTGGCCGTGATGGGCGAGAACCTGGTCCTGAACATCGAGAGCCGGGGATTCACCGTCGCGGTGTTCAACCGGACGACGTCGAAGGTGGACGACTTCGTCGGTGGGCGTGCCAAGGGGAAGAAGATCGTCGGCACCCACTCGGTGGAAGAGCTGGTGGCCTCGCTCAAGACCCCGCGCAAGATCATGATCATGGTCAAGGCGGGCGACCCCGTCGACGCCGTGATCGACGAGATCGCGCCGCTGCTGGACCCGGGCGATATCCTGATCGACGGCGGCAACACCCACTACCCCGACACCACCCGCCGGACGAAAGCCCTCGCCGGGCACAAGATCCTGTTCGTGGGCACGGGCGTCTCCGGAGGCGAAGAGGGGGCGTTGAAGGGCCCCTCGATCATGCCTGGGGGGAACCCCGAGGCCTGGCCGCACGTCAAGCCGATCTTCCAGGCGATCGCCGCCAAGGTCGACGACGGCACCCCCTGCTGCGACTGGGTGGGGCCCGAAGGCGCCGGCCACTACGTTAAGATGGTGCACAACGGCATCGAATACGGCGACATGCAGCTCATCTGCGAGGCTTATGCCTTGATGGACCGGCTGCTGGGGATGGCCCCCGCCGCCCAGCGCGACGTCTTCGCCCGCTGGAACGAGGGGATCCTCGACAGCTACCTCGTCGAGATCACCCGCGACATCCTCGGGTTCGTCGATCCCGAGACCAAGAAGCCGATGGTCGACCTGATCCTCGACACGGCCGGCCAGAAAGGGACCGGCAAGTGGACGGTCAACTCGGCGCTCGACCTGGGCACGCCCCTGACGCTCATCGCCGAGGCCGTCTTCGCCCGCGTCCTGTCGTCGCAGAAGGATGAGCGGGTCGCCGCCGAGAAGGTTCTGACCGGCCCCGAAGCCAAGTACGACGGCGACGCCAAAGCCCTGGTCGACGACATCGAGCAGGCGCTCTACGCTAGCAAGCTCATCTCCTACGCGCAGGGCTACGCCCTGATGAACGCGATGGCCAAGGACAGCGGCTGGGAAATCAACAACGGGGCCGTCGCCCTGATGTGGCGGGGCGGCTGCATCATCCGCAGCGCCTTCCTGGGCAAGATCAAGGAGGCGTTCGACCGCGACCCCAAGCTGGCGAACCTCCTGCTCGACCCCTACTTCACCGACCAGATCAACAAGGCTCAGGCCGGCTGGCGTCGGGTCATCGCCGCCGCCGCGACCCGCGGCGTGGCGATCCCCGCCATGTCGTCGGCCCTGGCCTACTACGACGGCTACCGGACGGGACGGCTCCCCGCCAACCTGCTGCAAGCCCAGCGCGACTTCTTCGGCGCCCACACCTACGAGCGGGTCGACAAGCCCCGCGGCGAGTTCTTCCACACCAACTGGACCGGACGCGGCGGCACGACCTCCTCGACCTCCTACAACGCCTGA
- a CDS encoding serine/threonine-protein kinase — MIATQFAEQVEETVAYRGGEAVADSDGFPLVDDIQNRPFGQYRLGRLLGHGSMGRVYKAQHMGLLRPCAIKVMNPGLVKREPQVHERFWAEARAVANLAHPNVVTVHNLGSDRGYHFIEMEYISGGRTLRDGLVHEGAFEPVKASCLVRQVVEALGAAHKAGLVHRDIKPSNVLLTPSGLAKLADFGLVRRISELDGLGNNTVAGSPTFMAPELFSGVAASARSDLYAVGVMYYYLLSARLPFTADRVIELIRQHRNVPAPDIRIFAPDVPESVVAILKRCLAKLPDNRYETAGELSEDLRLVISGLRDPDTLIKESLAGVDCLIQGGADNYRLVFPLPGDRIHEVYLEFHESGEGERLLTVFGVCAPAKSMHHEFALKLNSELTHGAISIRTIGGESMYVMTRTFAREHVRPEEIRATMLEIARQGDLVEQRLTNNSDLY; from the coding sequence ATGATCGCAACACAGTTCGCCGAACAGGTCGAGGAAACGGTCGCGTACCGGGGCGGCGAAGCCGTCGCCGATTCCGATGGTTTCCCGCTTGTCGACGACATCCAGAATCGTCCGTTCGGCCAGTACCGGCTCGGCCGGCTGCTTGGCCACGGGTCCATGGGCCGCGTCTACAAGGCCCAGCACATGGGCCTCCTGCGGCCCTGCGCCATCAAGGTGATGAACCCAGGGCTGGTGAAGCGTGAGCCGCAGGTGCACGAGCGGTTCTGGGCCGAGGCCCGCGCCGTCGCCAATCTGGCCCACCCCAACGTGGTCACCGTCCACAACCTGGGGAGCGACCGCGGCTACCACTTCATCGAGATGGAATACATCTCGGGGGGCCGGACCCTCCGCGACGGCCTGGTGCACGAGGGTGCCTTCGAGCCGGTCAAGGCGTCATGCCTGGTGCGGCAGGTGGTCGAGGCGCTAGGGGCCGCCCACAAGGCGGGCCTGGTCCATCGCGACATCAAGCCGTCTAACGTGTTGCTGACCCCCTCGGGGCTGGCCAAGCTGGCCGACTTCGGCCTGGTCAGGCGCATCAGCGAGCTTGACGGCCTGGGCAACAACACGGTCGCCGGCAGCCCGACCTTCATGGCACCCGAGCTGTTCAGCGGCGTCGCCGCCAGCGCCCGGTCGGATCTCTATGCCGTCGGCGTGATGTATTATTACCTGCTCTCGGCCCGCCTGCCGTTCACGGCCGACCGGGTCATCGAGCTGATCCGCCAGCACCGCAACGTGCCGGCCCCCGACATCCGGATCTTCGCGCCCGACGTCCCCGAGTCGGTGGTGGCGATCCTCAAGCGCTGCCTGGCCAAGCTGCCCGACAATCGGTATGAGACGGCCGGCGAGCTGTCCGAAGACTTGCGGCTGGTGATCTCCGGCCTGCGAGATCCCGACACCCTGATCAAGGAGAGCCTCGCGGGGGTCGATTGCCTGATCCAGGGGGGAGCCGACAATTACAGGCTCGTCTTCCCGCTGCCCGGCGACCGGATCCACGAGGTCTACCTGGAATTCCACGAGTCGGGCGAGGGTGAGCGGCTCCTGACCGTCTTCGGAGTCTGCGCCCCGGCCAAGTCGATGCACCACGAGTTTGCCCTGAAGCTGAATTCCGAGCTGACCCACGGGGCAATCTCGATCCGCACCATCGGCGGCGAGTCGATGTACGTGATGACCCGGACGTTCGCCAGGGAGCACGTCCGCCCCGAGGAGATCCGGGCGACGATGCTCGAAATTGCCCGCCAGGGGGACCTGGTCGAGCAGCGCCTGACCAACAATTCCGACCTTTATTGA